In Piliocolobus tephrosceles isolate RC106 unplaced genomic scaffold, ASM277652v3 unscaffolded_43754, whole genome shotgun sequence, the genomic stretch ATCCCAGGGGTGAAGGAGGGTCTGCAAGACCTGAGGAGTATCTTCAGAGCCATCTAGAGCGCCTGGGGTATGTCTGTTAGGGCTGGAGTCTACCTGGGCTGGCCTGAGGATGCAACTGGTCTGCATAGGTCTGGGGCCGTTTATCAGGCCTAGAATAACTGCCAAGGGCTAGCAAGTCTTAGAGCCCCCTAGGGGGTTGGGATATGCCCACCAGGGGAGGGCGTCAAATATTGAGATGTGCTGAGGGTCTGGGGTCTCCAGGGTATGGGTAGTGTCTAATAATGGGTGACAGGAGGCTGGGGGCAGTTAGAAGGACCTGGAACCATCTAGGTGGCTTGAATATGACTGCAGGAATGCAGTTTTTATGCCTGGAGCAAATTCAAATGCCTTTCAGGTCGGATCAGCTTGTGGCGAATAAtacagaaagagaatgagaaaatttTGCCCAGCTTAGATATACTTGCCCTTCAGAAAGTGattcaaatgaaaaatgttttaaaattctgcattACCCTGGGGGTTATTGAGAGAGTTAGAATTAATCTACTTTAGGCTGGAAGAGTCTGGAGGGTCATCTAGACCCACTATTACAGTGCTTTTCAAACCATGTTGACCGTGATCTGCATTAAGATACATTTTTTCATTAAGACCTAGTATAGACAGTCATAATGTATTTGACATTATATAACATAATGTGTTAACATTAACTCACCTTCCACAAATTGACATTTCCACTTACTACTTGCGATGTGCTGCGAAGAactattttgttctatttactttttataacAAGCTATTTGTGAAGCACTAAACTGGTATATGACCCTGTTGTTGGGGAAACCACTGATCCAGACAGGACCTAGCAGTATCTGCAGAGCATTCTTCTGTCCAAAAGATCTAAGTAGCTGAGGGTGTGTCTGCAAAGCCTGGTGCTGTCTAAATGAGCAAGCAAGCATCTTTGTATACTGCAGAGGGTTTGGGGATCCCTGAGCCTATAGTCAGCAGATGTTGATTAAGCTTCTCATATGTGACAGTCACTGTTCTAGGTAGCATGTGCTTCCCCGGGAGGTGCTGGAGAACAGTCCCAGGGCCAGGAACTGCCCACGGGGCTGAGCATATTGAGTGTTGGTAAAAGAGGCTGGGATGTAATAGACTATCAGGGTTGGGTGTGTCTTAGGAAGTTAGGAATTAGGTGGACCTGGGAGGCTGAATGTAGAGGCTTGGCATGGTTTGAAAATCTATATGGGATGTAGAACAGGACCAGGGTCTTGTCTTTGCAAGAATGCTGTGGGGGAAGCAGGGAGGCAGATGTAGGGGAAACCTGAGCTTTAAGGGCTAATAGTGTCATTCCTGTTCATCCGTATTGAGCACTTGAGGTACTCTAACTGTGTGGCAGAAGTCAGGCTTTCAATATTCACAGCCATTCTCTGAGATAGATACTCCTGTTTCGTGCATTTACAATTAAGCATACTGAGTTGTGGGTTAGGGATTTTGAAGCTTTCTAGGAATTTTGAGATTGGATATTGTCTTACGAGTAGCAGATTTGACAGTCGTGGGGAAGCTTACAGctgaaatattcatatttttctgaaGCCCTAATCAAGACATCCACCGTTTAATGGATGATCTTTCAACTGCCTGACTGGGGAATCGTATCAAAGAATTTCCATGACATTGCAAAGGCTTTGGGCAGATGGCAATAAGTAAATGCCTCCTATAAAGTTTCCCTTCAGCATGCCTTTCTGAAGTTTAGcgttttcatgttaaaaatggCATACTGGTTTTGCAGATCACTCAGTGAAGTTTCCAACTtaggtatataaataaaatttggggGTTTTCCTCACCATCGAGGACAGTTGATGCTCTAGGAAGCTGTGTGGTGTTTGAGGCATGGCGTTGAATATTGCCCAGCACATTGGCCTTGGGAAAGGTGGGTTTATAGGACGGTGGAACACACTCTGCAATCACGGTGCAGCACACACAGAAAATCTCGGTGTTGGCTTTGCCTCTTAGGAGGCCAGGGAACGAGGTCTTGAAATTTGGATACGTTGTTGGGAAAGCTGCGGGAATTGAGGAGTGAAATGTTAAAAGTGGAGGCCGGGGAGGCCTCCCTTTGACATAAGAGGCAcctgaaacccagaaaaaaggaagagaattgcTCCTAGTCCCTGGGGTGTCTATGCTGGGCCCAGCGCCCACCCAAGCACAGGGTGGAGCGGGATGaggtggaggagaggaggggtGCCAAAGGGGATGCTGAGGGAGATAGTGTGGGGCCCTTGAGGTCTTCATGTCTATCCTCTCCTTCCGTCCTTTCTCCCGGGACCTCCACTCCAAACTGTCACCCCTGGACCCCCAGGTGACCATGGAGGAAGAAGATGAGTCTCGAGGGAAGACGGAGGAGTCGGGCGAGGATCGGGGCGATGGTCCGCCAGACAGAGACCCCACACTTTCTCCTTCTGCCTTTATCCTGGTGAGGCTGCTGGGCTCCTGGCACTGAGGGATGGAGGAGCTGGGCATCCACACTCCAGGGGCCTGACTCCGGGGCCCAAGGCAGGGGCACTGGACTCCTGGCTCCCGTGAAGCACTTGAGTCTGGCTGTCAGTGTCTGGGATGTCTGTCTCccaaggggcagaggttgcaaagcATCTGCCTGGGTCCTCTGACGCTTGGTTCTTCCCCCCTTCCCCAGCGAGCCATCCAGCAGGCTGTGGGAAGCTCCCTGCAGGGGGACCTGCCCAATGATAAAGGTATGGTGGCTTCCGGTTCCTTTCAGCCCCGCCCTCTCTCGGCGCTCTTTATCCTAATG encodes the following:
- the LOC113224125 gene encoding splicing factor, arginine/serine-rich 19-like, whose protein sequence is MEEEDESRGKTEESGEDRGDGPPDRDPTLSPSAFILRAIQQAVGSSLQGDLPNDKDGSRCHGLRWRRCRSPRSEPRSQESGGTDTATVSKKRGLGA